A single genomic interval of Arthrobacter methylotrophus harbors:
- a CDS encoding lysine N(6)-hydroxylase/L-ornithine N(5)-oxygenase family protein, with translation MSAPESGPESHPELSGKIYDVAGIGVGPFNLGLAALSAPLDGLECVFLERRESFDWHPGMMLEPAHLQVPFLADLVTMADPTSKYSFLNFLKQTGRLYRFYIRENFYPLRAEFNQYCQWVAGQLPSLRFGTDVLNAAYDDGVYHLSLQGPAGAEVLRARRLVLGTGTSPNIPQACAGIVDGGGLVLHNADYLSRKSQLQSKRSITIVGSGQSAAEIYFELLQEIDVHGYQLNWVTRSGRFFPLEYTKLTLEMTSPEYVDYFHSLPGEQRDSLISSQKNLYKGINSELIDAIYDLLYAKSLSGMVDTRLHTHSSLVAAEWNPAAGMHTLQLHHGEQGRDYSLESEAVVLATGYSYKEPVFLSGIQDRIRRDPRGRFDVARNYGIGVEPGEIFVQNAELHTHGFVTPDLGMAAYRNSRILREITGREVYPVERSIAFQQFGAPVPASAPARVPAEASA, from the coding sequence ATGAGCGCCCCCGAAAGCGGACCCGAAAGCCACCCCGAACTCAGCGGCAAGATCTACGACGTCGCCGGCATCGGCGTCGGGCCCTTCAATCTGGGCCTTGCCGCGCTCAGTGCGCCGCTGGACGGGCTCGAGTGCGTATTCCTCGAGCGCAGGGAATCCTTCGACTGGCACCCGGGCATGATGCTGGAGCCCGCGCACCTGCAGGTCCCGTTCCTGGCCGACCTTGTGACAATGGCGGATCCCACGTCAAAGTACTCGTTCTTGAACTTCCTCAAACAGACCGGGCGACTGTACCGCTTCTACATCCGGGAGAACTTCTACCCGCTGCGGGCCGAGTTCAACCAGTACTGCCAGTGGGTGGCCGGGCAGCTGCCCTCGCTACGTTTTGGCACGGATGTGCTAAATGCGGCGTACGACGACGGCGTGTACCACCTTTCGCTCCAAGGACCCGCCGGCGCCGAGGTGCTTCGCGCCAGGCGGCTGGTCCTCGGCACGGGGACCTCGCCGAACATTCCCCAGGCGTGTGCCGGCATCGTTGACGGCGGCGGACTTGTCCTCCACAACGCCGACTACCTGTCGAGGAAGAGTCAACTCCAGTCCAAGCGCAGCATCACCATCGTTGGCAGCGGCCAGAGCGCGGCCGAAATCTACTTTGAGCTCCTCCAGGAGATCGACGTCCACGGTTACCAGCTGAACTGGGTCACCCGCTCGGGCAGGTTCTTCCCCCTGGAGTACACCAAGCTCACCCTCGAGATGACCTCGCCGGAGTATGTGGACTACTTCCATTCCCTGCCCGGCGAGCAGCGCGATTCGCTCATCAGCAGCCAGAAGAACCTGTACAAGGGCATCAACTCCGAGCTGATCGACGCCATTTACGATCTCCTCTACGCGAAGAGCCTTTCCGGAATGGTGGACACCCGGCTTCACACGCACTCAAGCCTGGTAGCCGCGGAATGGAACCCTGCCGCGGGTATGCACACGCTGCAGCTACACCATGGAGAGCAGGGGCGCGACTACTCCTTGGAGTCCGAGGCGGTAGTCCTTGCCACGGGATACTCCTACAAGGAGCCGGTGTTCCTCTCGGGAATCCAGGACCGCATCCGGCGCGACCCCAGGGGCCGCTTCGACGTCGCACGGAACTACGGCATCGGCGTCGAGCCCGGCGAAATTTTCGTCCAGAACGCGGAGCTTCACACCCACGGCTTCGTCACTCCCGACCTGGGCATGGCCGCGTACCGCAACTCCCGCATCCTGCGCGAAATTACCGGCCGCGAAGTTTATCCCGTGGAACGCAGCATCGCGTTCCAGCAGTTTGGAGCACCCGTTCCGGCGTCGGCACCTGCCAGAGTTCCCGCGGAGGCCAGCGCGTGA
- a CDS encoding FUSC family protein has translation MRSIMAHARALHAVPPASNDHLAAVRVALSVAVPALVLLALGRPDLIIYAVFGALTGMYGRAESHQLRLKHQAQAAAVLLAAVSVGTFLSVSHIHSWGLVAVESILAGAGSLFSDKVRLKPNGPFFGILALGACASVPAHIPFFAAVLICAASATFSMVVGFAGWFRHRIWERGAIRDIPAFSVKLRQAAGIHAARYVLAVGAAGACGVLTGSGHPHWAMASAAVPLAGADMPSRLHRGIHRIVGTFLGLAIVAVVLFPGPLSPLHYFPGQTTIILALLVIAFQFPTELFMARHYGWAMVFFTPVILLMTQLTVPTDPGVLVLERGVETFVGAVIGIAVVVLVQAPRFASRS, from the coding sequence ATGCGATCAATCATGGCCCATGCCCGCGCCCTTCATGCGGTCCCACCGGCAAGCAACGATCACCTCGCCGCAGTCCGGGTCGCACTGAGCGTCGCGGTGCCAGCATTGGTACTTCTCGCGCTCGGGCGGCCGGACCTCATCATCTACGCAGTCTTCGGCGCCCTGACAGGCATGTACGGCCGTGCCGAGTCGCACCAATTGCGGCTCAAGCACCAGGCCCAGGCCGCCGCGGTGCTCTTGGCCGCGGTGTCCGTGGGCACTTTCTTGTCCGTCTCCCATATTCATTCATGGGGCCTCGTCGCGGTCGAATCGATCTTGGCAGGCGCGGGTTCATTGTTCTCGGACAAAGTACGGCTCAAGCCGAACGGTCCGTTCTTCGGGATCCTGGCGCTAGGAGCATGCGCCTCCGTTCCAGCGCATATCCCGTTCTTTGCCGCCGTCTTGATCTGCGCAGCATCAGCAACATTCTCGATGGTGGTCGGTTTTGCCGGTTGGTTCCGGCACCGGATATGGGAACGAGGCGCCATCCGGGACATTCCGGCATTCAGCGTGAAGCTCCGCCAGGCCGCCGGGATACACGCGGCCCGGTACGTGCTCGCCGTCGGCGCGGCCGGAGCCTGCGGAGTGCTCACCGGCAGCGGACACCCCCACTGGGCCATGGCGTCGGCCGCTGTTCCACTGGCCGGAGCCGATATGCCAAGCCGGCTACACCGCGGCATCCACCGCATCGTAGGGACGTTCCTTGGCTTGGCGATTGTCGCCGTCGTACTCTTCCCCGGCCCGCTATCGCCGCTGCATTACTTCCCCGGACAAACGACGATCATCCTCGCCCTGCTGGTGATCGCTTTCCAGTTTCCCACGGAGCTGTTCATGGCCCGGCACTACGGTTGGGCCATGGTGTTCTTCACCCCGGTCATCTTGCTCATGACCCAACTGACGGTCCCCACAGATCCGGGCGTGCTGGTCCTGGAACGCGGAGTGGAGACTTTCGTGGGAGCCGTGATCGGGATTGCGGTGGTAGTGCTGGTCCAGGCTCCGCGGTTTGCCTCGCGGAGCTAG
- a CDS encoding VOC family protein, whose amino-acid sequence MAEDPVGSLHHVEIWVPHFERAAEEWGWLLGELGYEPFQLWPHGCSWKLGAMYIVVEQSAAITGSTHRRTEPGLNHLAFHAGTRENVDRLQQLGADSGWYEMFESKYPHAGGPDHYAAYLVNTDGYEVELVAG is encoded by the coding sequence ATGGCTGAAGATCCAGTGGGTTCGCTGCACCATGTCGAGATTTGGGTGCCACATTTCGAGCGCGCGGCGGAGGAATGGGGCTGGCTGCTCGGGGAACTCGGCTACGAGCCGTTCCAGCTGTGGCCCCACGGTTGCAGCTGGAAACTCGGGGCCATGTACATCGTGGTGGAACAATCCGCGGCGATCACCGGAAGCACGCATCGCAGAACGGAGCCCGGACTCAACCACCTCGCCTTCCATGCAGGCACCAGGGAAAACGTGGACCGGCTCCAGCAGCTCGGCGCCGACTCCGGTTGGTACGAGATGTTCGAGAGCAAATATCCCCATGCCGGGGGTCCTGACCACTACGCCGCCTATCTGGTGAACACGGACGGCTACGAGGTAGAACTAGTTGCGGGCTGA
- a CDS encoding GNAT family N-acetyltransferase, with amino-acid sequence MTFTFRPVDPAADAVLLHSWVSAARARFWGMVSATVQDVVEEYTRIAGSGHHQAFLGLDGGVPAFLMERYRPEESPLASVYNVQPGDTGMHLLVAAPAGPSIPGYTTCVMQSVMAHLFEDPGTARVVVEPDSRNHKIHLLNQRVGFRASGLVTLPAVEQAPGCTETHQPETGQPETSQPETRKEALLSFCTRADFLATLTPILAANAAETVGEQR; translated from the coding sequence GTGACGTTTACTTTCCGTCCCGTCGATCCGGCCGCCGATGCAGTTCTCCTCCACAGCTGGGTGAGCGCGGCGCGTGCGCGCTTCTGGGGCATGGTGTCGGCAACAGTCCAGGACGTTGTGGAGGAGTACACGCGCATCGCCGGCAGCGGTCACCACCAAGCGTTCCTAGGCCTCGACGGCGGCGTCCCCGCGTTCCTGATGGAAAGGTACCGGCCCGAGGAGTCGCCTTTGGCCAGCGTCTACAACGTGCAGCCGGGCGACACCGGAATGCACCTCCTGGTGGCCGCGCCCGCCGGCCCTTCGATTCCCGGGTACACCACCTGCGTGATGCAATCCGTCATGGCGCACCTCTTCGAAGATCCCGGGACGGCACGCGTCGTGGTGGAACCGGATTCCCGAAACCACAAGATCCACCTCCTCAACCAACGCGTGGGCTTCCGCGCCAGCGGTCTGGTGACGCTTCCCGCCGTCGAGCAGGCACCGGGCTGCACCGAAACCCACCAGCCCGAAACAGGCCAGCCCGAAACCAGCCAGCCCGAAACCCGCAAGGAAGCGCTGCTGAGCTTTTGCACGCGCGCCGATTTCCTCGCGACCCTGACACCCATCCTCGCTGCCAATGCAGCGGAAACCGTAGGAGAACAGCGATGA
- a CDS encoding helix-turn-helix domain-containing protein produces the protein MNGDELTSPIPATDPATGLRAVGALHRLAERVEATNVALARQQGWSWEQIGDALGVSRQSVHAKYGK, from the coding sequence ATGAACGGTGATGAGCTGACTTCCCCCATCCCGGCGACGGACCCGGCAACCGGCCTCCGCGCCGTCGGAGCCCTGCATCGCCTGGCCGAAAGAGTGGAGGCTACCAACGTGGCCCTCGCCCGGCAGCAGGGCTGGTCCTGGGAGCAAATCGGCGATGCCCTAGGCGTCTCCCGGCAGTCGGTCCACGCCAAATACGGAAAGTGA
- a CDS encoding SRPBCC family protein, giving the protein MTVSFACHTHIQREPAELFDLARNVDAHLGSMARSRERTVAGVVSGLLSEGDEVTWQAWHFALPLRMSSRITQFHFPDSFTDEQVRGPFRFFRHLHEFIPDDGGTLMIDRVEFAAPFGVVGRLAEKAVLGRYLRNLIEQRNRYLAGSGAAA; this is encoded by the coding sequence GTGACTGTTTCGTTCGCCTGCCACACCCACATCCAACGTGAACCCGCGGAGCTATTTGACCTAGCCCGCAACGTTGACGCGCACCTTGGTTCCATGGCCAGGTCCCGGGAACGCACAGTGGCCGGCGTCGTGTCCGGACTGCTCTCGGAAGGCGACGAGGTCACCTGGCAGGCTTGGCATTTCGCCCTGCCCTTGCGGATGAGCAGCCGGATCACCCAATTTCACTTCCCCGATTCCTTCACGGACGAGCAAGTGCGTGGTCCCTTCCGGTTCTTTCGGCACCTTCATGAGTTCATTCCCGACGACGGCGGCACGCTCATGATCGATCGTGTCGAGTTCGCGGCGCCTTTCGGAGTGGTGGGCCGGCTTGCGGAGAAAGCTGTTCTGGGAAGATACCTCCGGAACCTCATTGAACAGCGCAATCGATACCTCGCTGGCAGCGGTGCGGCCGCATGA
- a CDS encoding SDR family oxidoreductase has translation MTTRANELTALVTGATAGLGAEFARQLAESGHHLVLVARDEARLRATAEVLERDFSISAEVLPADLTSDVGVAAVADRLRDASRPVDVLVNNAGIGLLKSFEQNDVEDEKRHLRLHVQTPMELCHAALGGMLARRTGRIVNVASVAAFANRGSYSAAKAWQVSFSRWANTAYAGNGVKVTAVCPGFTHTEFHDRMGMDKSVAPRFLWLQAERVVREGLEDNAKGKGVSIPTKRYKAITAFMRFLPAKLTSGPPRLPAK, from the coding sequence ATGACAACTCGAGCCAATGAACTCACTGCCTTGGTCACCGGCGCTACTGCAGGGCTTGGGGCGGAATTCGCCCGCCAACTCGCCGAATCCGGCCACCACCTCGTCCTCGTCGCCCGCGACGAAGCGCGGCTGCGGGCAACCGCCGAGGTGCTTGAACGGGACTTCAGTATCTCGGCGGAGGTTCTGCCAGCCGACCTGACCTCCGACGTCGGGGTCGCGGCTGTGGCGGACCGCTTGCGGGACGCTTCGCGGCCGGTGGACGTGCTGGTCAACAACGCCGGAATCGGGCTGCTGAAGTCCTTCGAACAGAACGATGTGGAAGACGAAAAGCGGCACCTGCGCCTGCACGTCCAGACGCCCATGGAGCTGTGCCATGCGGCCTTGGGGGGCATGCTGGCGCGCCGGACCGGCCGGATTGTCAACGTCGCCAGTGTTGCGGCCTTCGCGAACCGGGGCAGCTATTCGGCCGCGAAGGCCTGGCAAGTGAGCTTCAGCCGTTGGGCGAACACGGCCTATGCCGGCAACGGTGTGAAAGTCACGGCCGTGTGCCCGGGTTTCACGCACACCGAATTCCATGACCGCATGGGCATGGACAAGTCGGTCGCTCCGCGCTTCTTGTGGCTGCAGGCCGAGCGCGTTGTCCGGGAAGGGTTGGAAGACAACGCAAAGGGTAAAGGCGTTTCCATCCCCACCAAGCGGTACAAGGCGATCACAGCCTTTATGCGTTTCCTGCCGGCGAAGCTTACCTCCGGTCCACCCCGCCTCCCCGCAAAGTAA
- a CDS encoding Clp protease N-terminal domain-containing protein, whose amino-acid sequence MFERFAAEARTAVHAGAEEAKRRGDRRIGTDHLLLGLLHDPGSCRVLAVDLEPARAQLDALDQEALEAVGITLGDFGPLNAPKGSSRTTFTSAARSVIQDALILTTKEKARRITTRHLLLALLERQQPDPAAVLLNKLGVDTAALKARLQNPGPGTE is encoded by the coding sequence ATGTTTGAACGATTTGCCGCTGAGGCCAGGACCGCTGTCCATGCCGGTGCCGAGGAAGCCAAGCGCCGCGGTGACCGGAGAATCGGTACGGATCATTTGCTACTGGGATTGCTCCATGACCCGGGAAGCTGCCGGGTCCTGGCCGTGGACCTTGAACCTGCCCGCGCTCAGCTCGATGCCCTCGACCAGGAGGCCTTGGAAGCCGTCGGCATCACGCTGGGGGACTTCGGGCCACTGAATGCGCCGAAGGGAAGCAGCAGGACCACCTTCACGTCGGCCGCCCGCTCAGTCATCCAGGACGCCCTGATTCTGACGACCAAGGAGAAGGCCCGCAGGATCACCACCCGGCATCTCCTGCTCGCCCTGCTGGAACGGCAGCAACCCGATCCGGCAGCCGTCCTGCTCAATAAGCTGGGCGTGGATACGGCGGCACTGAAGGCCCGGCTCCAGAACCCGGGTCCCGGCACTGAGTGA
- a CDS encoding IucA/IucC family siderophore biosynthesis protein, which produces MTSILDETMPADQSTAHLNPERWAIANRHLVRKALAEFSHERILTPELLEPELIREDGVGLYSLASDDGTVEYRFRARILELDHWSIVAESMVRIELGAAEGAPGLPLDALAFITEFRDTLGIREEMLPVYLEEISSTLASHAYKQGASRSSMDLVAGVSGGSDPAADFQAIEQSMSEGHPCFVANNGRLGFGISDYHSFAPETGAAVQLQWIGVHRSKAVFTSRAGLDYRTHFETELGAATLAGFDAELLARGVEPEDYFLMPVHPWQWDNKLSVTFAAEIAQRHIVHLGTGEDVYQAQQSIRTFFNTTAPEKSYVKTAMSVLNMGFMRGLSPEYMRATPAINDWLQQLIADDQELQDRGLAIIREAAAIGYHNPYYEAASAKGSPYRKMLSALWRESPLPLLKEGQQLATMASLLHVDADGVSMVSALIRRSGLAPAEWLRSYFEAYLVPVVHFLYGYELALMPHGENVILVLEDGVPVRAIMKDIGEEIVVMGERLHLPEEVSRIKAEIPAEEMVLAVFTDVFDCIFRFLAALLVEDGTISEDEFWATAAAVVREYQARHPELAEQFAMHDLFAPDFELSCLNRLQLRNNQHMLDLADPSGGLQIAGRLANPKFV; this is translated from the coding sequence ATGACCAGCATTCTTGACGAGACAATGCCCGCCGATCAGTCCACTGCCCACCTGAACCCGGAACGTTGGGCCATCGCCAATCGACATCTGGTCCGCAAAGCGCTCGCTGAGTTTTCGCACGAACGCATCCTGACCCCGGAGCTCCTGGAACCGGAGCTGATCCGTGAAGACGGCGTCGGCCTCTATAGCCTAGCCAGCGACGACGGCACCGTTGAGTACCGCTTTCGTGCGCGGATCCTGGAGCTCGATCATTGGTCGATTGTCGCGGAATCCATGGTGCGGATCGAGCTCGGAGCCGCGGAAGGCGCCCCCGGGCTGCCCCTGGATGCGTTGGCCTTCATCACGGAATTCCGTGACACCCTTGGCATCCGGGAGGAGATGCTGCCCGTCTACCTTGAGGAAATCAGCAGCACGCTGGCGAGCCACGCCTACAAACAGGGTGCCAGCCGCAGCTCAATGGACCTTGTTGCAGGGGTTTCCGGCGGCTCGGACCCCGCAGCCGACTTCCAAGCGATTGAACAGAGCATGAGCGAGGGGCATCCGTGCTTCGTTGCCAACAACGGCAGGCTCGGCTTCGGCATCTCGGACTACCACTCGTTCGCCCCGGAAACCGGCGCCGCCGTGCAACTCCAATGGATCGGGGTCCACCGGAGCAAAGCCGTGTTCACCTCAAGGGCGGGCTTGGATTACCGGACCCACTTCGAAACCGAGCTCGGTGCCGCCACGCTGGCCGGCTTTGACGCGGAGTTGCTGGCCAGGGGCGTGGAGCCGGAGGACTACTTCCTCATGCCGGTGCATCCCTGGCAGTGGGACAACAAGCTCAGCGTGACGTTCGCAGCAGAAATCGCCCAGCGCCACATCGTCCACCTGGGGACGGGGGAGGACGTTTACCAAGCGCAGCAATCCATCCGGACGTTCTTCAACACCACCGCGCCGGAGAAGTCGTACGTCAAGACCGCGATGTCGGTGCTGAACATGGGCTTCATGCGGGGTCTCTCGCCGGAATACATGAGAGCCACTCCGGCGATCAACGATTGGCTCCAGCAACTCATCGCCGATGACCAGGAGCTCCAGGACCGGGGCCTGGCCATCATCCGTGAGGCCGCAGCCATCGGGTACCACAACCCTTACTACGAGGCTGCTTCAGCGAAGGGTTCCCCGTACCGGAAGATGCTGTCGGCCCTGTGGAGGGAGAGTCCGCTTCCCTTGCTCAAGGAGGGTCAGCAGTTGGCGACCATGGCTTCCCTGCTGCACGTCGATGCCGACGGTGTGTCGATGGTCTCCGCCTTGATCCGGCGCTCGGGACTGGCGCCGGCCGAGTGGCTGCGCAGCTATTTCGAGGCCTATCTCGTGCCCGTGGTCCATTTCCTCTATGGATACGAACTCGCGCTCATGCCGCACGGCGAGAACGTCATCCTGGTGCTGGAAGACGGCGTACCGGTCCGGGCGATCATGAAGGACATCGGCGAGGAAATCGTGGTGATGGGGGAGCGGCTCCACCTTCCAGAGGAGGTCTCGCGCATCAAAGCCGAGATTCCTGCCGAAGAAATGGTACTGGCCGTCTTCACCGACGTTTTCGACTGCATCTTCCGTTTCCTCGCCGCGCTCCTTGTGGAGGACGGGACAATCAGCGAGGACGAATTTTGGGCGACGGCCGCCGCCGTCGTGCGTGAATACCAAGCGCGCCATCCGGAGCTGGCGGAGCAGTTCGCCATGCACGATCTCTTCGCGCCCGACTTCGAGCTTTCCTGCCTGAACCGCCTGCAGCTGCGCAACAACCAACACATGCTGGACCTCGCGGATCCGTCCGGTGGCCTCCAGATAGCAGGGCGGCTCGCCAACCCGAAGTTCGTGTAG
- a CDS encoding GNAT family N-acetyltransferase has protein sequence MIRAARADELERLRGIELAAGEIFRSLGMDAIAEDEPLTVTELALFQTRGGALVFTDASDVPVAYLLLERLDGNAHVEQLSVHPSHARRGLGSELLDNAEKWAQAEGLEWLTLTTFRDVPWNAPYYRRLGFEELEPDMLDDGLRGILECETLVGLSRWPRIAMRRRVEPHSAGAASVSLY, from the coding sequence ATGATCAGGGCAGCGCGCGCGGACGAGCTGGAACGGCTGCGCGGAATCGAACTCGCCGCGGGCGAAATCTTCCGCTCATTAGGAATGGATGCCATCGCTGAGGACGAGCCATTGACCGTCACTGAGCTGGCACTCTTCCAGACGCGCGGCGGCGCCTTGGTCTTCACCGATGCCTCGGATGTTCCCGTGGCCTATCTCCTGCTTGAGCGGCTGGATGGTAATGCGCACGTGGAGCAATTGAGTGTCCACCCTTCGCATGCGCGTCGAGGTCTCGGGAGTGAGCTGCTTGATAACGCCGAAAAGTGGGCGCAGGCGGAGGGGCTGGAGTGGCTGACCCTGACCACGTTCCGCGACGTGCCGTGGAACGCACCGTACTATCGCAGGCTGGGTTTCGAGGAGCTGGAGCCGGACATGCTCGACGACGGACTGCGCGGCATCCTCGAGTGCGAGACCTTGGTAGGCCTGAGCCGCTGGCCGAGGATCGCCATGCGCCGGCGGGTTGAGCCGCATTCGGCCGGCGCCGCGTCTGTCAGTCTGTATTGA
- a CDS encoding HAMP domain-containing sensor histidine kinase, whose translation MRRWFGTLAGRTTAVIAAVATVAVVLAGLLAAQLVNATAVDEAKKYLAVEADSLSKQSNLGSLQDLRADLLTHGARLAAIGPDGRVTGGGARLVDAKTVADVLAGKAVSKTVDGPQNTVVLEARPLAAGGGVVLAQPVSEIRAAAAPLLSRMLIALAVCLVFSIVAGGLLAQWLSRPLVRTAQSAHRLAAGERAVPVAPGGPAEVVEVSQALAALDAALRTSEGRQREFLLSISHEIRTPLTALRGYAEALADGVVSGAEVSGVGRTLVAETNRLDRFVRDLLELARLESDDFRVELQPVDASLILRESWQAWQAVCVQNGIAARLELPSGALRVRSDGQRLRQVVDGLLENALRVTPEGSPVVLAANVSGSGLTVEVRDGGPGLTEADAAVAFERGALFARYSGARPVGSGLGLSIAARIVQRLGGRISVRTAPEGGAAFVVELPGI comes from the coding sequence GTGAGGCGCTGGTTCGGTACGCTGGCCGGGCGCACGACGGCGGTGATCGCCGCCGTCGCGACTGTCGCCGTCGTGCTTGCCGGCCTTCTGGCAGCGCAATTGGTGAACGCCACAGCCGTGGACGAAGCCAAGAAGTATCTCGCAGTTGAGGCCGATTCCCTCAGCAAACAGTCAAACCTCGGAAGCCTCCAGGACCTTCGCGCCGATCTGCTCACCCATGGCGCGAGGCTCGCTGCGATCGGTCCCGATGGCCGCGTGACCGGTGGCGGGGCCCGGCTTGTGGATGCGAAGACGGTGGCGGATGTGCTGGCCGGCAAGGCGGTGTCCAAAACGGTGGACGGTCCGCAGAACACGGTGGTCCTCGAGGCTCGGCCTTTGGCGGCGGGAGGTGGCGTGGTGCTGGCGCAGCCCGTGTCCGAGATCCGGGCCGCCGCCGCTCCCCTGTTGAGCCGCATGCTGATCGCCCTTGCAGTGTGCCTCGTGTTCTCGATCGTGGCGGGCGGCCTGTTGGCGCAATGGCTGAGCCGGCCGTTGGTGCGTACGGCACAGTCGGCGCACCGGCTCGCGGCGGGCGAACGTGCAGTGCCGGTAGCGCCCGGCGGCCCGGCCGAAGTGGTGGAGGTTTCCCAAGCCTTGGCCGCCCTCGACGCCGCGCTCCGGACCAGCGAGGGACGCCAACGCGAATTCCTGCTCTCTATTTCGCATGAAATCCGGACACCCCTCACGGCGCTGCGGGGCTACGCCGAGGCCCTCGCGGATGGCGTAGTCAGCGGAGCCGAAGTGAGCGGGGTCGGGCGGACCCTGGTGGCCGAAACCAACCGTTTGGACCGATTTGTCCGGGATCTCCTGGAATTGGCACGGCTCGAGTCCGACGATTTCCGTGTGGAACTGCAGCCCGTGGACGCATCCTTGATCCTGCGCGAGAGCTGGCAGGCCTGGCAGGCAGTGTGCGTCCAAAACGGGATCGCGGCGCGGCTCGAACTGCCGTCCGGAGCATTGCGCGTCCGCAGTGATGGCCAGCGGTTGCGCCAAGTGGTGGACGGACTGCTGGAAAACGCGCTGCGCGTGACTCCCGAGGGCTCCCCCGTGGTGCTCGCCGCTAACGTTTCCGGTAGCGGGCTCACGGTGGAAGTGCGCGACGGCGGCCCTGGACTCACGGAGGCGGACGCCGCCGTCGCGTTTGAACGTGGTGCGCTCTTTGCCAGATACAGCGGTGCGCGGCCCGTGGGCAGCGGACTGGGCCTGTCCATTGCGGCGAGGATCGTGCAGCGGCTGGGTGGACGCATTAGCGTGCGCACGGCTCCGGAAGGTGGCGCGGCGTTTGTGGTGGAGTTGCCGGGCATTTGA